A window of Gemmatimonadota bacterium contains these coding sequences:
- a CDS encoding ComF family protein, protein MTRHSLCSALLDLVFAPVCLACDGNIAMGDEARLICRRCRTRLRPLPPPSCPRCGAPRLRTGRASAAVCGECAGWPPGLRVARSACLLHPPADRIVHQLKYRGWRALARPMAELMAALPLPPDVEEEARLAVPVPTTPVTLRQRGYNQAELLARAYAERTRRQHCCVLERGRAARSQTTLQPAARGANVAGAFRVVAGRQRELAAAHVLLVDDVLTTGATAAECTRTLLAAGARCVSVITFARALDARRLTET, encoded by the coding sequence ATGACGCGTCATAGCCTCTGCTCCGCCCTCCTCGACCTGGTCTTCGCGCCCGTCTGCCTGGCGTGCGACGGCAACATCGCCATGGGCGACGAAGCCCGCCTGATCTGCCGGCGGTGCCGCACTCGCCTGCGGCCACTGCCGCCCCCTTCGTGCCCCCGCTGCGGGGCGCCGCGCCTGCGTACGGGGCGAGCCAGTGCCGCGGTGTGCGGCGAATGCGCCGGCTGGCCCCCCGGCCTGCGAGTGGCCCGCTCGGCGTGCCTGCTCCACCCGCCCGCGGACCGCATTGTCCATCAACTGAAGTACCGCGGCTGGCGGGCGCTGGCCCGTCCCATGGCGGAGCTCATGGCTGCGCTGCCCTTGCCGCCGGACGTCGAGGAGGAGGCGCGGCTGGCCGTTCCCGTTCCTACCACGCCCGTCACCTTGCGGCAGCGGGGGTATAATCAGGCGGAGCTGCTCGCCCGGGCGTACGCGGAACGGACGCGGCGGCAGCACTGCTGCGTGCTCGAGCGCGGGCGCGCCGCGCGCAGCCAGACGACCTTGCAGCCGGCGGCGCGTGGGGCTAACGTGGCGGGCGCGTTCCGCGTCGTCGCGGGGCGCCAGCGCGAGCTCGCCGCGGCCCACGTGTTGCTGGTCGATGACGTGCTGACGACGGGCGCCACCGCCGCGGAGTGCACCCGGACTCTGCTGGCGGCGGGCGCCCGTTGCGTGAGTGTCATCACCTTCGCCCGTGCGCTCGATGCACGCCGGCTGACGGAAACCTGA